In SAR324 cluster bacterium, a single window of DNA contains:
- a CDS encoding TlyA family RNA methyltransferase, with protein sequence MAVRQRLDLLLVERQLAPSRERAQSLILAGKVLVNTERVDKPGKSVDQESELAVQAQDHPYVSRGGVKLAGAIREFQIEVLDRIALDVGASTGGFTDCLLQHGAQKVYAVDVGYGQLAWKLRQDPRVVNLERTNIRYLDPVNLADPIQIIVVDASFISLRLILPKLYELMTGGSQLLALVKPQFEADRKEVRRGGRVKEGAVHARVLNEIIEAATTLGLRMLGSCESIIKGKKSQNTEYFVHLEKSSK encoded by the coding sequence ATGGCTGTTCGTCAAAGGCTGGATTTGTTGCTTGTTGAGCGTCAACTGGCTCCAAGCCGTGAGCGAGCCCAGTCTTTGATTCTGGCAGGCAAGGTTCTGGTCAATACAGAACGAGTGGATAAACCTGGCAAGAGTGTGGACCAAGAATCAGAATTGGCAGTACAAGCTCAGGATCATCCATATGTTAGCCGAGGTGGAGTCAAGCTCGCTGGAGCGATTCGGGAGTTCCAAATTGAAGTCCTTGATCGAATTGCTCTGGATGTGGGGGCGTCGACGGGAGGTTTTACAGATTGCTTACTGCAGCACGGAGCCCAGAAAGTCTATGCGGTAGATGTCGGATATGGCCAACTAGCTTGGAAACTTCGACAGGATCCAAGAGTAGTTAACTTGGAACGTACAAATATCCGTTATCTTGACCCAGTCAACTTAGCAGATCCAATTCAAATAATTGTGGTAGATGCCTCCTTCATTTCTCTCCGATTGATATTGCCAAAACTTTATGAACTGATGACTGGTGGCTCCCAGCTTTTAGCTCTTGTCAAACCTCAGTTTGAAGCGGATAGAAAGGAGGTTCGCAGGGGAGGGAGAGTCAAAGAAGGAGCCGTTCATGCCAGAGTACTTAATGAAATCATTGAGGCTGCAACCACGCTGGGTTTACGAATGCTGGGCAGTTGTGAGTCAATTATTAAGGGAAAGAAGAGTCAAAATACTGAATATTTTGTTCATCTTGAGAAATCTTCAAAATGA
- the greA gene encoding transcription elongation factor GreA, which produces MSEQMYPVTKQGHEQLKTELKHLMSVVRPEVVQAIADAREHGDLKENAEYHAAKERQGFVEGRIQELNGKLAQCNVIDISRLSGEKVIFGSTVTYINIETDEEKTYQIVGEDEADLEKGKISCNSPIARALVGKTVGDSLIIPIPKGKVEVEITDLEFLDK; this is translated from the coding sequence ATGTCGGAACAAATGTACCCTGTAACGAAGCAGGGACATGAACAACTCAAAACGGAGTTGAAGCATCTGATGTCTGTTGTACGACCTGAAGTCGTTCAGGCAATTGCAGACGCCAGAGAGCATGGGGACTTAAAGGAAAACGCGGAATATCATGCGGCCAAGGAGCGCCAGGGATTCGTGGAGGGTCGTATTCAGGAACTCAATGGCAAGCTAGCACAATGCAATGTCATTGACATAAGCCGTCTCAGCGGAGAAAAAGTCATCTTCGGTTCTACAGTTACTTATATCAATATCGAAACAGACGAGGAAAAAACTTACCAGATTGTCGGTGAAGATGAGGCCGACCTCGAGAAAGGTAAAATCTCTTGCAATTCACCAATTGCGCGCGCCTTAGTTGGGAAGACTGTTGGTGATTCTTTGATCATCCCTATTCCAAAAGGCAAAGTTGAAGTGGAGATTACAGATTTAGAATTCCTGGACAAATAA